One Flavobacterium sp. 90 DNA segment encodes these proteins:
- a CDS encoding nuclear transport factor 2 family protein, whose protein sequence is MKKSILLLLFVASFANAQTSEKDKVNQTIDAWHKAAADVKFDTYFNLMADDAIFIGTDATENWIKKDFKIWAKPFFDKGTTWNFTALERHIFFDKSGKIAWFDELLNTQMKICRGSGILVKVGKEWKIQHYVLSMTIPNDDIDAIIKVKAPIEDVLIAKLQKK, encoded by the coding sequence ATGAAAAAATCAATTCTACTTTTATTATTCGTTGCTTCTTTTGCAAATGCACAAACTTCTGAAAAAGACAAAGTCAACCAAACTATCGATGCCTGGCATAAGGCTGCTGCCGATGTAAAATTTGATACTTATTTTAATTTAATGGCTGATGATGCAATTTTCATTGGAACGGACGCTACCGAAAACTGGATTAAAAAAGACTTCAAAATATGGGCAAAACCTTTTTTTGACAAAGGAACAACTTGGAATTTTACAGCGCTTGAACGTCATATCTTTTTTGATAAATCGGGAAAAATTGCATGGTTTGACGAATTATTAAATACACAAATGAAAATTTGTCGCGGTTCTGGTATTTTGGTAAAAGTAGGGAAAGAATGGAAAATTCAGCATTATGTTTTATCAATGACGATTCCGAATGATGATATTGATGCTATCATTAAAGTAAAAGCGCCAATCGAAGATGTTTTGATTGCGAAGCTTCAGAAAAAATAA
- a CDS encoding ammonium transporter, translating into MKIEKRWIISFIIISIVCITGAFWPTVTQNSYVLSEFGTTDHIVPADVAWMLTSCCLVLIMTPGLSFFYGGMVGRKNVISTMLQSFICLGVVTLLWVVVGFSLAFGDPVGFGSGAHFYSFFGNPTTFAFMDYVGVLPHKKLASTIPFMLFALFQMKFAIIAPAIITGSFAERVRFISYLLFISLFTIFIYAPLCHSVWYPTGILGTYFGVKDFAGGTVVHMSSGFAALAGVLVLGKRKNSAHIPTNIPFVLLGTGMLWFGWFGFNAGSALAANGTAAMAFATTTTSSAAAMLTWVFFDRMNGRKVSALGACIGAVVGLVAITPAAGFVSVPESMFFGFITALVSNSVVNCRFSKRFDDTLDVFACHGVGGIMGMILTAIFAHGEDASLLHGGWNVFGHHMMALVLVSIFTFFGAYFLFKVTNFIIPLRVSEENEHIGLDLSQHDETLDPKLKPITEAHYG; encoded by the coding sequence ATGAAAATAGAAAAACGCTGGATCATTTCCTTTATTATTATAAGTATTGTTTGTATTACCGGCGCATTTTGGCCAACTGTTACGCAAAATAGTTATGTATTATCTGAATTTGGCACAACCGATCATATCGTTCCTGCCGATGTTGCCTGGATGTTAACTTCTTGTTGTCTGGTTTTGATTATGACACCGGGATTATCATTTTTCTACGGAGGAATGGTAGGCCGAAAAAATGTAATTTCGACAATGTTACAAAGTTTCATTTGTTTGGGCGTTGTAACACTTTTATGGGTTGTAGTTGGTTTTAGTCTGGCTTTTGGTGATCCTGTGGGTTTTGGTTCCGGAGCTCATTTTTATAGCTTCTTTGGCAATCCAACAACTTTTGCTTTTATGGATTATGTGGGCGTTTTGCCTCATAAGAAATTAGCGAGCACGATTCCGTTTATGTTATTTGCTTTGTTCCAAATGAAATTTGCGATTATTGCTCCGGCAATTATTACGGGTTCGTTTGCAGAGCGCGTTCGCTTTATATCATATTTATTATTCATCAGTTTGTTTACCATATTTATTTATGCGCCTTTGTGCCATTCGGTTTGGTATCCAACAGGAATTTTAGGAACTTATTTTGGTGTAAAAGATTTCGCCGGAGGAACTGTCGTACATATGAGTTCAGGTTTTGCTGCTCTTGCCGGAGTTTTGGTTTTAGGAAAAAGAAAAAATAGTGCTCATATACCCACCAATATTCCGTTTGTATTATTAGGAACCGGAATGTTATGGTTTGGATGGTTTGGCTTCAACGCTGGTTCTGCACTTGCTGCCAACGGAACTGCTGCAATGGCTTTTGCAACTACAACAACATCATCTGCTGCCGCAATGTTAACCTGGGTTTTCTTTGATCGAATGAACGGCAGAAAAGTTTCGGCACTTGGAGCTTGTATTGGAGCTGTTGTTGGTCTGGTTGCTATAACGCCAGCCGCAGGATTTGTGTCGGTTCCTGAAAGTATGTTTTTTGGATTTATTACTGCTTTGGTTTCAAACTCAGTTGTAAATTGTCGTTTCTCAAAAAGATTTGATGATACGCTTGACGTTTTTGCTTGTCACGGTGTTGGTGGAATTATGGGAATGATTCTAACGGCAATTTTCGCTCATGGCGAAGATGCAAGTTTACTTCACGGCGGATGGAATGTTTTTGGTCACCATATGATGGCATTGGTTCTGGTTTCTATCTTTACTTTCTTCGGAGCTTATTTCTTATTCAAAGTAACCAATTTTATCATTCCGCTTCGTGTTTCTGAAGAAAACGAACATATTGGACTGGATTTATCGCAACACGATGAAACTCTTGATCCAAAATTAAAACCTATTACTGAGGCTCATTACGGGTAA
- the wrbA gene encoding NAD(P)H:quinone oxidoreductase, whose translation MKKQLLVLLTAVLLSFGVNAQVKSSETNVLVLIYSQNGGTYKMAKAIAEGIQEYPHTKATIKRVPSINAKEKLNADVEKLPVATIEELANYDGIAFGSPVHFANISADMNYFFSQSIPLWTSRTLEGKPATVFMSAGSGAGKEAAILSFWNILASHGMIIVPTGIMGTATLDKTVPQGNTPFGATALAGSPVGTRPSQSELNLAKEQGKALARAASGLKNTENVKAVKTTSTETKIDINKTLKDNNIVLPEAPKPVGNYVPFTISDHKVYINQVALKDGKILNAGKVGATVTDDQAKEATYQTMLNVIAVLKEACGGDLNKVKQCVQLTGYFNTTPEYTQHAALMNSASNLTALVFGEKGKHARATIGAASLPINSAVEIQAIFEIE comes from the coding sequence ATGAAAAAGCAACTACTCGTATTACTAACCGCAGTTTTGTTAAGTTTTGGCGTAAATGCACAAGTAAAATCATCTGAAACAAATGTTCTGGTTTTGATCTATTCTCAAAACGGAGGAACTTATAAAATGGCAAAAGCAATTGCCGAAGGAATTCAGGAATATCCACATACAAAAGCAACTATAAAACGTGTTCCTTCGATAAATGCAAAAGAAAAATTAAACGCTGATGTGGAGAAATTGCCAGTTGCAACGATCGAAGAATTGGCAAATTATGACGGAATCGCGTTTGGAAGTCCGGTGCATTTTGCAAATATTAGCGCTGATATGAATTACTTTTTCAGTCAGAGTATTCCGCTTTGGACTTCTAGAACTTTAGAAGGAAAACCGGCAACTGTATTTATGTCGGCTGGATCCGGAGCAGGAAAAGAAGCTGCAATTTTATCTTTTTGGAATATTCTTGCTTCGCACGGAATGATAATCGTACCTACAGGAATTATGGGAACGGCAACTTTAGACAAAACAGTTCCGCAAGGAAATACTCCATTTGGAGCAACTGCATTGGCTGGATCGCCTGTTGGAACTCGTCCGTCGCAAAGCGAATTGAATTTGGCTAAAGAACAAGGAAAAGCTTTGGCAAGAGCAGCTTCTGGATTGAAAAATACTGAAAATGTAAAAGCTGTAAAAACAACTTCTACAGAAACTAAAATCGATATCAATAAAACTTTAAAGGACAATAATATCGTTCTTCCTGAAGCTCCGAAACCGGTTGGGAATTATGTTCCGTTTACGATTTCAGATCATAAAGTATATATTAATCAAGTGGCTTTGAAAGATGGAAAGATCTTGAATGCAGGGAAAGTTGGCGCGACAGTTACAGACGATCAGGCGAAAGAAGCAACGTATCAAACGATGCTAAATGTTATTGCGGTTCTAAAAGAAGCTTGTGGGGGCGATTTGAACAAAGTAAAACAATGTGTGCAATTAACGGGATATTTTAATACTACTCCGGAATATACACAACATGCGGCGCTTATGAATTCGGCTTCGAATTTGACGGCTTTGGTTTTTGGCGAAAAAGGTAAACACGCGAGAGCAACTATTGGGGCGGCTTCTTTACCTATAAATTCGGCTGTTGAAATTCAGGCGATTTTTGAAATTGAATAA
- a CDS encoding integrase core domain-containing protein, which translates to MRNNSQDSTLERNYLEKYRFLIKEYEQVKNKTHPLYKKAMDFYAANNTCRKSFLKYYNRFKQSGKSIDLLPQKRGPKYKTRRPLPFIEQKVIALREKGNNKYEIVSILRPKLGKHTPSYSGVYNILKRNKINRLTPKIKKNHQKIIKERMGQLGHIDCHYLSKSIIKGENKNRYLVCVIDDYSRIAWAELVSDITSLTVMFAALKCLNILSDHYEIKFEEILSDNGAEFGPKTSKVKNNHPFERMLMELGIVHRYTKPYRPQTNGKVERFWRTLEDDLLRDTDFDSHEELKEELLQYLYYYNHERPHQGIDGKKPIEMINPLPK; encoded by the coding sequence ATGAGAAATAATAGTCAGGATTCCACTTTAGAGCGGAACTACTTAGAGAAGTATCGTTTTCTAATAAAAGAATATGAACAGGTAAAAAATAAAACTCATCCTTTGTATAAAAAAGCAATGGATTTTTATGCAGCAAATAATACTTGCCGAAAGAGTTTTTTAAAGTATTATAATCGCTTTAAACAAAGTGGGAAATCTATTGATTTATTGCCCCAAAAAAGAGGTCCCAAATATAAAACAAGACGTCCTTTGCCTTTTATAGAGCAAAAAGTAATTGCATTACGAGAAAAAGGAAACAACAAATATGAAATTGTTAGTATCTTAAGGCCCAAATTAGGGAAGCATACACCATCATATTCAGGAGTTTATAATATTTTAAAACGCAATAAAATAAATAGATTAACTCCGAAGATTAAAAAGAATCATCAAAAAATAATCAAGGAAAGAATGGGACAACTTGGTCATATTGATTGTCATTATTTGAGCAAAAGTATAATTAAAGGGGAAAATAAAAATCGCTATTTAGTTTGTGTAATAGATGATTACAGTCGAATTGCCTGGGCTGAATTAGTTTCTGATATTACCAGTTTAACAGTTATGTTTGCGGCATTGAAATGTTTAAACATCCTAAGTGATCATTATGAAATAAAATTTGAAGAGATATTATCTGATAATGGAGCTGAATTTGGACCTAAAACAAGCAAAGTGAAAAATAATCACCCTTTTGAGAGGATGTTAATGGAATTAGGTATTGTTCATAGGTACACAAAACCCTACAGACCACAAACTAATGGTAAAGTTGAACGCTTTTGGAGAACTCTTGAAGATGATTTATTGAGAGACACAGATTTTGATTCTCATGAAGAATTAAAAGAAGAATTATTGCAATACTTATATTATTATAATCATGAAAGACCACATCAAGGTATTGATGGAAAAAAACCAATCGAAATGATAAATCCGTTACCGAAATAA
- the trmB gene encoding tRNA (guanosine(46)-N7)-methyltransferase TrmB: protein MGSKNKLKRFRENETFQNVFQPTREEVVGDLMPLKGKWNSDFFKNDNPLVLELGCGKGEYSVGLAERYPNKNFIGIDIKGARFWRGAKTAVENGLHNVAFIRTQIELINHIFAENEVDEIWITFPDPQIKYKRTKHRMTNSEFLKLYKRILKKDGVVNLKTDSEFMHGYTLGLLHGEGHEVLYANHNVYTNEGSPEEVTAFQTFYEKQYLEINKAITYIRFKIKD from the coding sequence GTGGGAAGTAAAAATAAACTAAAAAGATTCAGAGAAAACGAAACGTTCCAAAACGTTTTTCAACCAACCAGAGAAGAAGTTGTAGGCGACTTAATGCCTTTGAAAGGAAAATGGAACTCTGATTTCTTTAAAAATGACAATCCATTAGTTTTAGAATTAGGATGTGGAAAAGGAGAATATTCTGTTGGATTAGCAGAAAGATATCCAAACAAAAATTTTATTGGAATAGATATTAAAGGTGCTCGTTTCTGGAGAGGTGCAAAAACCGCTGTCGAAAACGGTCTTCATAATGTTGCTTTTATTCGTACTCAAATCGAATTAATCAATCATATTTTTGCTGAAAATGAAGTGGATGAAATCTGGATTACTTTTCCGGATCCTCAAATTAAATACAAAAGAACAAAACACAGAATGACTAATTCGGAGTTTTTGAAATTGTACAAAAGAATCCTTAAAAAAGACGGTGTCGTAAACTTAAAAACCGACAGCGAATTCATGCACGGATATACTCTTGGATTGCTTCACGGTGAAGGACACGAAGTTTTATATGCAAACCATAACGTATATACAAACGAAGGAAGTCCTGAGGAAGTTACTGCTTTTCAGACTTTTTACGAGAAACAATATTTAGAGATTAATAAGGCAATTACGTATATTCGCTTTAAAATTAAAGACTAA